A window of the Desulforapulum autotrophicum HRM2 genome harbors these coding sequences:
- a CDS encoding AAA family ATPase: MEQLKKEIQEQHQLINRIRQEIAKELVGQTDLVDGLLAGILSSGHILIEGVPGLAKTSAVKALASTIQARFKRIQFTPDLLPADLIGTEIYRPKTGDFVTRKGPLFNNIILADEINRAPSKVQSALLEAMQENQVTIGDTTYVLPKPFLVLATQNPIEQEGTYPLPEAQVDRFMLKIIIDYPDRSQELDILNKSGFSVKDPVEAVMDTARIEQMAGLVRQIYVDDKLKEYIVDLVLATRQPQKYGMKIAEYVQFGASPRATIFLAQAARVRAFLQGRAYVTPQDIKIAAPDVLRHRIILSFEAEAEDVTTDEIIKTVFDFVEVP; this comes from the coding sequence ATGGAGCAACTTAAAAAAGAGATTCAAGAACAGCATCAGCTTATCAACAGAATACGACAGGAAATAGCAAAAGAGTTGGTCGGTCAGACAGACCTTGTGGACGGGCTTCTGGCCGGAATTTTATCCAGCGGTCATATTCTCATTGAGGGTGTTCCTGGACTTGCCAAGACAAGTGCCGTCAAAGCCCTTGCCTCAACCATACAGGCTAGGTTCAAGCGTATTCAGTTTACCCCAGACCTTTTACCGGCTGATCTCATTGGTACCGAGATTTATCGACCCAAAACCGGGGATTTTGTCACAAGAAAGGGACCGCTGTTCAATAACATCATCCTTGCCGACGAGATCAACAGGGCACCGTCAAAGGTGCAGTCGGCCCTTTTGGAGGCCATGCAGGAGAACCAGGTGACCATCGGCGACACCACCTATGTGCTTCCAAAGCCTTTTCTGGTTCTTGCCACCCAGAATCCCATTGAACAGGAGGGGACCTATCCGCTTCCAGAGGCCCAGGTGGATCGTTTCATGCTTAAAATTATCATCGACTATCCTGACCGAAGCCAGGAACTTGATATTCTCAATAAATCCGGTTTCAGTGTCAAGGATCCGGTTGAAGCGGTTATGGATACGGCCCGGATTGAACAGATGGCGGGTCTGGTCCGGCAGATATACGTTGATGATAAGCTGAAAGAGTACATTGTCGACCTTGTCCTTGCCACCCGGCAACCCCAGAAATATGGGATGAAGATTGCCGAATATGTTCAATTCGGGGCCTCGCCCAGGGCCACGATATTTCTGGCCCAGGCGGCCCGGGTAAGGGCTTTTCTCCAGGGAAGGGCCTATGTGACTCCCCAGGATATTAAAATTGCTGCGCCAGACGTTTTGCGCCATAGAATCATTCTTTCGTTTGAGGCCGAAGCTGAAGATGTCACAACCGACGAAATCATAAAAACAGTGTTTGATTTTGTTGAGGTGCCCTAG
- a CDS encoding VWA domain-containing protein, whose amino-acid sequence MKLSNPHMLYLVWLVVLLVGVMVYGNLKRARILARFAAPKALETIAPGINPGIRWARIVLITLVLFCLVGALSGPLAGFRWQTVEQKGVDIMICLDCSRSMLAQDIKPTRLERAKREIIDLMGMIQSDRAGLVAFAGRAILQCPLTLDHSAFNLFLNALEPDYLPVGGTDLGGAIETALNGFEKEVESEKAIILITDGENTTGDSIEMAKKAADQGVKIFCIGVGSPEGAPVPDSAGGFKKDRSGKIIISRVDEPALKKIAAMTQGVYVRSVAGDMDLDRIYDQEILGRMEKKTLKSGRQKVWENRFQWLLIPGILLLMIEMMLENNRRGIFFSAVLVPAFFILNSGVCHADASASVKNGIKAYDAGDYDQAEKHFIDAQLDRPDMAELYYNIGGAAYKKGDFDAAVKNFTRARQTDDPGLKPKAIYNLGNALYRSGNLKAAIKAYEELVSLSPEDKEARENLEFVKKKLEEQQNKDQQNKDQQNRDQQNKDQQKKDQQSQDQKNKDQRNKEQQSQDQQNQDPQDQGQQDPGQKKEPPKDQDRKPDGSPSQEKGQVKEDQSPGQQDIQSRERMLNRLKDKPGRAMMPAYGGGTVTKDW is encoded by the coding sequence ATGAAGCTTTCCAATCCCCATATGCTCTATCTTGTCTGGCTCGTTGTTTTGCTTGTCGGGGTCATGGTTTACGGCAACCTGAAAAGGGCCAGGATCCTGGCCCGGTTTGCTGCACCCAAAGCCCTTGAAACCATTGCCCCCGGCATAAACCCTGGAATTCGATGGGCCCGGATCGTTTTGATCACCCTTGTCCTTTTCTGCCTTGTGGGTGCCCTGAGCGGCCCCCTTGCGGGGTTCAGGTGGCAGACGGTTGAACAAAAGGGGGTTGACATCATGATCTGCCTTGACTGTTCCAGGAGCATGCTGGCCCAGGATATCAAGCCCACCCGGCTCGAACGGGCAAAGCGGGAGATCATTGATCTCATGGGGATGATCCAGTCCGACAGGGCAGGGCTTGTGGCCTTTGCCGGCCGAGCCATCCTTCAATGCCCCTTGACCCTTGACCACAGTGCCTTTAATCTTTTTTTGAACGCCCTTGAACCCGATTATCTTCCCGTGGGCGGAACGGATCTTGGCGGCGCCATTGAAACTGCCCTCAACGGGTTTGAAAAGGAGGTAGAGTCTGAAAAGGCCATTATTCTCATCACCGACGGGGAGAACACCACTGGTGATTCCATTGAAATGGCAAAAAAAGCGGCTGATCAGGGGGTTAAAATTTTCTGTATCGGTGTTGGCAGCCCGGAAGGGGCTCCGGTTCCAGACAGTGCCGGCGGGTTTAAAAAGGACCGGTCAGGCAAGATCATCATTTCACGGGTGGACGAGCCAGCCCTTAAAAAAATAGCTGCCATGACCCAGGGCGTTTATGTCCGTTCCGTTGCAGGGGACATGGATCTTGACCGGATCTACGATCAGGAGATTCTGGGAAGAATGGAAAAAAAGACCCTCAAGAGCGGCAGGCAAAAGGTGTGGGAGAACAGATTTCAATGGCTGCTCATCCCTGGGATTCTTCTGCTCATGATAGAAATGATGCTCGAAAACAACCGCAGGGGGATCTTTTTTTCGGCCGTTCTTGTTCCAGCCTTTTTTATCCTTAATTCCGGTGTCTGCCATGCCGATGCGTCAGCAAGCGTTAAAAACGGGATTAAAGCCTATGATGCAGGCGATTATGACCAGGCGGAAAAACATTTTATCGATGCCCAGCTGGATCGGCCGGACATGGCTGAACTTTATTACAATATCGGCGGGGCTGCCTATAAAAAGGGAGATTTTGATGCTGCTGTTAAAAATTTCACCCGGGCACGCCAGACCGATGACCCTGGCCTTAAACCCAAGGCTATTTACAATCTTGGCAATGCCCTGTATCGTTCAGGCAACCTGAAGGCCGCCATAAAGGCCTATGAGGAGCTTGTCTCCCTTTCACCGGAAGACAAGGAGGCCAGGGAGAATCTTGAATTTGTAAAGAAAAAACTTGAAGAGCAGCAGAACAAGGACCAGCAGAACAAGGACCAGCAGAACAGAGATCAACAGAACAAGGATCAGCAGAAAAAGGATCAGCAAAGCCAAGACCAGAAAAATAAGGATCAAAGGAACAAGGAACAGCAGAGTCAAGATCAACAGAACCAAGACCCGCAAGATCAGGGTCAGCAAGATCCGGGACAGAAGAAAGAACCTCCCAAGGATCAGGACCGCAAACCCGATGGTTCACCATCCCAGGAAAAAGGGCAGGTGAAAGAGGACCAAAGCCCTGGACAACAAGACATTCAATCCCGTGAACGGATGCTTAACCGTCTCAAGGATAAACCAGGACGGGCCATGATGCCGGCTTACGGCGGTGGCACGGTGACCAAGGACTGGTAA
- a CDS encoding BatD family protein encodes MFQIIAQTQYGIRIKKFVLCVLLLVAIPARVFGFSVEAQVDANQISQDRSLTLNVIVKGGDALVDTSVIKGFKVVPRGTSTSVSIINGAYSRSVTHQYLLTAEQPGTLTIPPLPVTLDGEIAYTDEIRVEVVKGQVTQTASRDVFARSTLSRTTLVPGQQAIYTFRLYSAVQVANPRLAHPEFKGFSVKQAPDQESFNETVNGRSYTVTELTYVLVAEKPGTLEIEPSIVTCDIPVAGQNSPFNDPFFGNRLFSMGRHETRRFATDSFQVTVKPMPVPGKGVNFSGLVGHFSLGAGLDRTSVRAGDSVTLTVTVSGTGNVMDAPIPVVNLPDSFKVYEDVPQEKITLTQEGYKGDKTFKQAIVPVAPGEFSIEPVTLTYFNIDTQDYETLSTPGFSLTVESAAPGDTPVTQASAKKAEEEVKKQAVEFIGDDILALKEGAGVLVAQRSLSLNRFVLLLALPLVLLLVFRVANNFFKKEESFASLMERKARQALKTAGTKNLPDQDFLRNLYMALVAKVRSRGKLPGETITAGEISQILSGAGCNDRQIQAAIAMLHDIESARYGGALFDSNLKKNLLQRVKQLALCIVCLGFFAAVPGPGRADDSGTLFLQGVNLYKAGQFQEAAVAFEKVAANGIKNGQLYYNIGNACLKAGDLGHAILWYERAVKLTPRDPDLRYNLDHARGLVTDVAPERNIDILSLIFFWDNYLPIGTVAYGAVFLWFCFVVHIGVRMFRRKRVFTLVGSILCVLSVVVVATAFFNYYHQYAQSQAIILADGAPVRSGYSDEATELFILHAGTKVRVERAEKAFLRISFSKDKVGWVKASLAGII; translated from the coding sequence ATGTTTCAAATAATTGCTCAAACCCAATATGGAATCAGGATTAAAAAGTTCGTTCTTTGTGTCCTATTGCTGGTGGCCATTCCGGCCCGGGTGTTCGGTTTTTCAGTCGAAGCCCAGGTTGATGCAAACCAGATCTCCCAGGATCGTTCCCTGACCCTCAACGTGATTGTCAAGGGCGGTGACGCCCTTGTGGATACTTCGGTTATCAAGGGGTTTAAAGTGGTGCCAAGGGGGACCAGTACCAGCGTGAGCATCATTAACGGAGCATATTCTAGGAGCGTGACCCATCAATACCTGCTCACGGCGGAACAGCCTGGCACCTTGACCATTCCTCCCCTGCCGGTGACCCTTGACGGGGAGATCGCCTACACCGATGAAATCCGGGTTGAGGTTGTCAAGGGCCAGGTGACCCAGACCGCTTCCAGGGATGTTTTTGCACGTTCAACCCTTTCGCGTACAACCCTGGTGCCCGGTCAGCAGGCAATTTATACTTTCAGACTCTACAGCGCCGTGCAGGTAGCAAATCCCCGTCTTGCCCATCCGGAGTTCAAGGGGTTTTCCGTCAAGCAGGCCCCTGACCAGGAAAGTTTTAACGAGACCGTGAACGGCCGTTCCTACACGGTCACGGAACTGACTTATGTCCTTGTTGCGGAAAAACCGGGAACCCTTGAAATCGAACCCTCAATTGTGACCTGTGACATACCGGTTGCCGGTCAGAACAGCCCGTTTAATGATCCATTTTTTGGTAATCGCCTCTTTTCCATGGGCCGCCATGAAACCCGGCGGTTTGCAACAGATTCGTTCCAGGTAACGGTCAAGCCCATGCCGGTTCCTGGAAAAGGGGTGAATTTTTCAGGGCTTGTGGGCCATTTCAGCCTTGGGGCCGGACTTGACCGCACATCTGTGCGAGCAGGGGATTCGGTCACCCTGACGGTGACAGTTTCTGGAACGGGAAACGTCATGGATGCCCCAATCCCGGTGGTGAACCTGCCCGACTCGTTCAAGGTTTACGAGGATGTTCCCCAGGAGAAAATCACCCTTACCCAGGAGGGATATAAGGGGGACAAGACATTTAAGCAGGCAATCGTTCCCGTGGCACCGGGAGAATTTTCCATTGAACCGGTTACGCTCACATATTTTAATATTGACACACAAGATTATGAGACCCTTTCAACCCCTGGATTTTCCCTTACCGTTGAGTCTGCTGCCCCAGGGGACACCCCTGTAACCCAGGCGTCCGCAAAAAAAGCCGAAGAAGAGGTTAAAAAACAGGCGGTTGAATTCATTGGCGACGATATCCTTGCCCTGAAGGAGGGAGCCGGGGTGCTCGTTGCCCAAAGATCCCTTTCTTTAAATCGCTTTGTCCTGCTTCTTGCACTGCCGCTTGTTTTACTGCTCGTTTTCCGGGTCGCAAATAATTTCTTCAAAAAAGAGGAATCCTTTGCCTCTCTCATGGAACGAAAGGCAAGGCAAGCTCTTAAAACCGCCGGGACAAAGAATTTGCCGGATCAAGACTTTCTTCGTAATCTTTATATGGCCCTGGTTGCAAAGGTGCGTTCCAGGGGCAAACTGCCTGGAGAGACCATAACTGCCGGGGAAATTTCACAGATCCTGTCAGGTGCAGGTTGCAATGACAGGCAGATACAAGCGGCCATAGCCATGCTCCACGACATTGAATCGGCCCGGTATGGTGGTGCGTTGTTTGATTCAAATCTGAAAAAAAATCTCCTCCAGCGGGTCAAACAACTTGCCCTTTGCATTGTCTGCCTGGGCTTTTTTGCTGCTGTGCCCGGGCCGGGCCGGGCCGATGATTCCGGGACCCTTTTTCTACAGGGGGTTAACCTGTATAAGGCCGGGCAGTTTCAAGAAGCAGCCGTCGCATTTGAAAAAGTTGCTGCCAATGGTATTAAAAATGGCCAGTTATACTACAATATCGGCAACGCCTGTTTAAAGGCAGGAGACCTTGGCCATGCCATCCTCTGGTATGAGCGGGCCGTGAAACTGACGCCCCGGGATCCGGACCTTAGATACAACCTTGACCATGCAAGGGGCCTTGTCACGGATGTTGCGCCAGAACGAAATATTGATATCCTGTCGCTCATTTTTTTCTGGGACAATTATCTGCCTATAGGAACGGTCGCCTATGGTGCTGTTTTTTTGTGGTTCTGTTTTGTTGTCCATATAGGGGTTCGCATGTTTCGGAGAAAAAGGGTGTTTACCCTTGTTGGTTCGATCCTTTGTGTTTTATCGGTTGTGGTCGTTGCAACGGCATTTTTTAACTATTATCACCAATATGCACAGTCCCAGGCCATCATCCTTGCCGATGGGGCCCCGGTACGATCAGGATATTCGGACGAGGCGACCGAACTTTTTATTCTCCACGCCGGAACAAAGGTGCGGGTGGAACGGGCAGAAAAGGCGTTTCTGAGAATTTCATTTTCAAAGGATAAGGTGGGCTGGGTTAAGGCCTCTTTGGCCGGCATTATATAG
- a CDS encoding DUF58 domain-containing protein: protein MIPGEIIKKIKRVHIKSRRSVNTAMAGQYRSVFRGSGIEFEEVREYTPGDEIKSIDWKVSARLGRPFIKLYREERESVVMLVIDMSASQGFGTFSGLKLEKAAEVASVLAFSAIKNNDKVGVIFFTDQVEKYIPPKKGTGHVWRLIKEIFTFVPQGRGTDISAALDFLARVSRKRTTTFMISDLLDVNFDKRLRCVVPRHELIAILLCDDGDFELPGQGIVTLSCFETGNMVLLDASNKATRTLYRDRKYARYNIILETLKKNKVDCIELKTDAPVSDTLQRYFRRRERRIR, encoded by the coding sequence ATGATTCCCGGCGAGATAATAAAAAAGATAAAGCGGGTTCACATCAAGAGCCGACGCTCGGTCAATACGGCCATGGCTGGGCAGTATCGATCTGTTTTCAGGGGGTCGGGCATCGAGTTTGAGGAGGTAAGGGAGTACACGCCCGGAGACGAGATCAAGTCCATTGACTGGAAGGTGTCGGCAAGGCTTGGCCGCCCGTTTATCAAGCTGTACAGGGAAGAGCGGGAAAGTGTGGTTATGCTTGTCATTGACATGAGTGCCTCCCAGGGGTTTGGGACCTTTTCCGGCCTTAAACTTGAAAAGGCTGCTGAAGTGGCCTCGGTTCTTGCCTTTTCCGCCATTAAAAACAACGATAAGGTGGGCGTTATCTTTTTTACAGACCAGGTGGAGAAGTATATCCCCCCAAAAAAGGGCACGGGCCATGTGTGGCGTCTGATCAAGGAGATATTTACCTTTGTTCCCCAGGGCCGGGGTACTGATATTTCTGCAGCCCTGGATTTTCTCGCCCGGGTGTCAAGGAAAAGAACCACCACCTTCATGATCTCTGATCTTCTGGACGTAAACTTTGACAAGCGCCTCAGGTGTGTTGTTCCGCGCCATGAACTGATTGCGATTCTCCTCTGCGATGACGGCGATTTTGAACTTCCGGGCCAGGGAATTGTGACCCTCTCCTGCTTTGAAACCGGAAATATGGTTCTCCTGGACGCATCAAACAAGGCGACTCGGACCTTGTACCGGGACCGGAAATATGCCCGTTATAATATCATTCTTGAGACGCTCAAGAAAAACAAGGTTGACTGTATTGAGCTCAAAACCGATGCCCCTGTGTCAGATACCCTTCAACGCTACTTCAGGCGCAGGGAAAGGCGGATAAGATAG
- a CDS encoding vWA domain-containing protein has product MFRFASPGFLSLMLFVPLVIVFRSKRSNPVSIKISDLSMFKESLTTPALMVSKLLPLIKYCALVLLIIALARPQWGTRKMNVKTEGINIILALDLSKSMAALDFKLDGAIVNRLDAVKNVVKDFIMKRSGDRIGMVVFGSEAFTQMPLTRDYDTIAFVLSRLKIGAAGPSTAIGDAMGISLKRLEDVKSKSNIVILLTDGKSNSGEITPGAAADIARERGVKVYTIGVGQRGKAPFLVNDPLFGQRYVYQMVDMDHEALKEIADKTGGAFFAAADTDSLKKIYDMIDSLEKTEVEVKTFAEYDDLYFWFAGAGLALLSCFVVLSNTRLLRIP; this is encoded by the coding sequence ATGTTTAGGTTTGCCTCCCCGGGGTTTTTGTCCCTCATGCTCTTTGTCCCCCTGGTCATTGTGTTCCGTTCAAAACGATCAAACCCGGTCAGCATCAAAATATCAGATCTCTCCATGTTCAAGGAGTCGTTGACAACCCCTGCACTGATGGTTTCAAAGCTGCTGCCCCTGATCAAGTACTGTGCCCTTGTCCTTTTAATCATTGCCCTGGCGCGGCCCCAATGGGGTACCAGAAAGATGAACGTCAAGACAGAGGGAATAAACATCATACTGGCCCTGGATCTTTCCAAGAGCATGGCGGCCCTTGATTTCAAGCTGGACGGCGCCATTGTTAATCGACTTGATGCGGTTAAAAATGTTGTCAAGGATTTTATCATGAAACGCAGTGGTGACAGGATCGGCATGGTGGTGTTTGGGTCCGAGGCCTTTACCCAGATGCCCTTAACCCGGGATTACGATACCATTGCTTTTGTTCTGTCACGCCTTAAAATTGGTGCAGCAGGGCCGAGCACGGCCATTGGGGATGCCATGGGTATTTCCCTTAAACGCCTTGAAGACGTCAAGAGTAAATCCAACATCGTTATTCTGCTCACCGACGGCAAGAGCAACAGCGGTGAGATCACCCCGGGGGCCGCCGCTGACATTGCAAGAGAACGTGGAGTAAAGGTTTATACCATCGGGGTCGGGCAGCGGGGTAAGGCACCTTTTCTGGTGAATGATCCATTGTTTGGCCAGCGGTATGTCTACCAGATGGTGGACATGGACCATGAAGCTTTGAAGGAAATAGCCGACAAGACCGGGGGAGCTTTTTTTGCAGCGGCTGATACGGATTCTTTGAAAAAAATCTACGACATGATCGATTCCCTTGAAAAGACCGAGGTTGAGGTCAAAACCTTTGCTGAGTATGATGATCTCTACTTCTGGTTTGCAGGGGCCGGTCTGGCACTACTCTCTTGTTTTGTTGTTCTTTCAAATACTAGATTATTGAGGATTCCATAA